Proteins from a genomic interval of Cuculus canorus isolate bCucCan1 chromosome 19, bCucCan1.pri, whole genome shotgun sequence:
- the CAMSAP1 gene encoding calmodulin-regulated spectrin-associated protein 1 isoform X2 yields the protein MSRAAAHGPPRPSRLRRCRRLPSMVDVDVCTGGESTRRKMDALTDSAVEIVPLELYDSARAKIAANLQWICAKAYGIDNVPEELKDPFYIDQYEQEHIKPPVIKLLLSSELYCRVCSLIQKGDQVAALQGHQSVIQALSRKGIYVMESDDTPVSESDLGCAPIKMSSHMAMIDALMMAYTVEMISIEKVVASVKRFSTFSASKELPYDLEDAMVFWINKVNLKMREITEKEVKLKQQIMESPGHQKSPSKWYWKLVPVRYRRDHLSSRQLPYFPLLEDLMKDGSDGAALLAVIHYYCPEQMKLDDICLKEVTSIADSLYNIQLLREFSNEYLNKCFYLTLEDMLYAPLVLKPNIMVFIAELFWWFENVKPDFVQPRDIQEIKDVKTGLQQKSSRPPVPISNATKRSFMAGPASTTPADLQPSTQTGPEACNRYYLHPEEPDYLGKGGSPAFSPSHPLLPLRQKQQKSLQGEDSPGHRHRSNSLTRVDGQPRGSVLAWPERKPRPLSQPTPFAVHQSASSDVDPGSSDTISLARSISKDSLASNVVNVTPKNQPHPPSSMKTNRKSLLSNVEIEDEDEELVAIIRPEERPNRVDPELQNASARVPSIVATAWSPKTNSETSESKPESFYLEPLMPAVLKPAKEKQIINKLDECGEGKQRSFITKRLNEGHLSLIRKKTNSSHVDHDLNRTFTPISSSDFTPVTDPGTADSVTLVDAGLEASRPLATSSLDPSTQELSTGGFFLHAAKSDDNIAGKVNISYVKSLNSHVPDTAWTMVRQDSDSDLLDIEDAEQDLVVIDDHPIVAKYIGEEESAKLQEDMKVKEHEDKDDASGRSSPCLSTISQVSSVSMASGSVRMTNFAERKLQRLNSYETKSSTSSSQKTTPDGSESCPAPLTTWKQKREQSPNRQNKDNVNLLASELVQLHMQLEEKRRAIEAQKKKMEALSARQRLQLGKAAFLHVVKKGKSPDVPQPHKSEHFGKEYSRHNGEDLDEVSLGSKSDEFLGKEEEREEILNDSQEVTKVKMQESIAFAEQHKPKDSAAIHDLEKNKIISVALLEDNVTDVDINECDLSIEKLNETISTLQQAILKISQQQELLMKSPSVPSPGTRSNSQDQKVKPSIHFVEPLSPTGMNSLRKPPRFGQGRTPRSGRPADLKVAKDRQQNSARVKTPTPSLETLPHLRPFPSNSLSKTPTEIGLEGSPDHGSGSQEKCFFDTYRLHDESNQRALILSTSKDANIISEMSKEVNNSFKETELNSSDGSGKENVPVDEPLRSKANLIEVDLSDLKAPDEGELENQDSSTDVISEGDQKSGVGFFFKDEQKAEDELAKKRAAFLLKQQRKAEEARIRKQQLEAEVEQKRDEARRKAEEDRIRKEEEKARRELIKQEYLRKKQQQILEEQGLGKPKSKPKKPRPKSVHHEESYSDSGTKCSSTPDNLSSAQSGSSLSLASAATTEPESVHSGGTPSQRVESMESLPILSRNPSRNTERDWENASTASSIASVAEYTGPKLFKEPSSKSNKPIIHNAISHCCLAGKVNEPHKNSILEELEKCDANHYIILFRDAGCQFRALYCYYPDTEEIYKLTGTGPKSITKKMIDKLYKYSSDRKQFNVIPAKTMSVSVDALTIHNHLWQAKRPAVPKKTQSRK from the exons ATGTCCCGAGCTGCTGCCCACGGCCCCCCACGACCCTCAAGGCTGCGGCGATGTCGACGGCTGCCATCG ATGGTGGATGTTGACGTTTGCACGGGTGGGGAGAGtaccagaagaaaaatggatgCCCTGACAGATAGTGCGGTTGAGATTGTCCCTTTGGAGCTCTATGATTCAGCCAGAGCAAAAATAGCTGCTAATCTACAATGGATCTGTGCTAAAGCCTACGGAATAG ATAATGTCCCAGAGGAGCTGAAGGACCCATTTTACATTGACCAATATGAGCAAGAACACATTAAACCACCTGTCATCAAGCTGCTGCTGTCCAGTGAGCTGTATTGCCGTGTCTGTAGCCTCATTCAGAAGGGGGATCaggtggcagctctgcaggggcACCAGTCAGTGATCCAGGCTCTGTCGCGGAAAGGGATTTACGTCATGGAGAGCGATGATACACCTGTGTCTGAATCTGATCTGGGCTGTGCACCAATCAAAATG agtTCTCATATGGCAATGATTGATGCTCTGATGATGGCCTATACTGTAGAAATGATCAGCATTGAAAAGGTTGTTGCTAGTGTCAAGCGCTTCTCTACGTTCAGTGCCTCAAAAGAACTGCCCTATGATTTGGAGGATGCAATGGTTTTCTGGATTAACAAG GTGAACCTTAAAATGAGAGAGATAACAGAGAAAGAGGTTAAATTGAAACAGCAAATAATGGAAAGTCCAGGGCACCAAAAG TCTCCTTCCAAATGGTATTGGAAATTAGTACCT GTGCGTTATCGAAGAGACCATCTCTCAAGCAGGCAGTTACCTTACTTCCCTTTGCTTGAAGATTTGATGAAGGATGGCAGTGATGGTGCTGCTCTTCTCGCTGTGATACACTATTATTGTCCAGAGCAAATGAAACTGGATG ATATTTGTTTGAAGGAGGTGACATCAATTGCAGACAGCCTCTATAACATTCAACTTCTGAGAGAATTCTCAAATGAGTATCTAAACAAATGCTTTTACCTCACGTTGGAAGACATGCTATATGCTCCTTTGGTTTTAAAG CCTAACATCATGGTATTCATTGCGGAACTCTTTTGGTGGTTTGAGAATGTCAAACCAGACTTTGTACAACCGAGAGAtattcaggaaataaaagatg TTAAGACAGGGTTGCAGCAGAAGAGCAGTCGTCCACCCGTTCCTATTTCCAATGCAACCAAGCGAAGTTTCATGGCTGGTCCTGCTAGTACAACTCCAGCAGACTTGCAGCCCTCTACTCAGACAGGCCCTGAAGCTTGCAACAGATACTACCTGCACCCCGAGGAGCCTGACTATCT TGGCAAAGGAGGAAGCCCTGCCTTTAGCCCTTCCCATCCACTGCTGCCTTTGagacaaaagcaacaaaaatctTTACAGGGAGAAGACAGCCCTG gTCATCGTCATCGTTCTAATTCTCTGACCCGTGTTGACGGGCAGCCACGAGGGTCCGTTCTTGCTTGGCCAGAGAGGAAACCCAG GCCTCTGTCTCAGCCAACACCATTCGCTGTTCATCAGTCTGCCAGTAGTGATGTGGACCCTGGATCTAGTGATACCATTAGTCTGGCTCGGTCAATCAGCAAAGACAGTCTTGCTTCAAATGTTGTTAATGTAACTCCAAAAAATCAGCCCCATCCTCCATCATCAATGAAAACTAACAGGAAGAGCTTACTGAGCAATGTTGAAATtgaggatgaagatgaagagCTTGTTGCAATTATCAGGCCTGAAGAAAGGCCAAACCGTGTTGATCCCGAATTGCAGAATGCATCAGCCAGGGTACCCAGCATAGTTGCGACTGCCTGGTCTCCAAAAACAAACAGCGAGACTTCAGAAAGCAAACCAGAGAGCTTTTACTTGGAGCCCTTAATGCCTGCAGTTCTAAAaccagcaaaggaaaaacagatcaTCAATAAACTGGATGAATGTGGGGAGGGGAAACAGAGGAGTTTTATAACAAAGAGATTAAATGAGGGACACTTGTCTTTGATCCgcaagaaaacaaatagcaGTCATGTTGACCATGACCTCAATAGAACTTTTACTCCCATTTCTAGTTCTGATTTCACTCCAGTTACAGATCCTGGTACTGCAGACTCAGTGACACTGGTGGACGCAGGGTTAGAAGCTTCCAGACCTTTGGCTACTAGCAGTTTAGATCCTTCCACTCAGGAGCTCTCCACTGGGGgattttttcttcatgctgcTAAATCTGATGATAACATAGCAGGTAAAGTTAATATAAGCTATGTGAAAAGTCTCAATTCGCATGTTCCAGATACGGCATGGACTATGGTGAGACAGGACTCTGATTCAGATCTTTTAGACATAGAAGATGCTGAGCAAGATTTGGTAGTCATAGATGACCATCCTATAGTTGCTAAATACATTGGTGAGGAAGAATCTGCAAAATTGCAAGAAGATATGAAGGTAAAAGAACATGAGGATAAGGATGATGCTAGTGGGCGTTCCAGCCCGTGCTTGAGTACAATTTCTCAAGTTAGCAGTGTGTCAATGGCAAGTGGGAGCGTCCGAATGACCAATTTTGCAGAACGAAAGCTTCAGAGACTTAATAGCTATGAAACTAAGTCCAGCACAAGTAGTTCACAAAAGACCACTCCAGATGGATCAGAAAGCTGCCCAGCGCCTCTGACCACATGGAAACAAAAGCGAGAACAAAGCCCtaacagacaaaataaagatAATGTTAATCTTTTAGCTTCTGAATTAGTACAGCTTCATATGCAGTTGGAGGAGAAGCGAAGGGCAATAGAAGCgcagaagaagaagatggaagCCTTGTCAGCGAGGCAGCGACTGCAGTTGGGCAAGGCAGCCTTCTTGCATGTTGTTAAGAAAGGGAAATCTCCTGATGTTCCACAGCCTCATAAATCGgaacattttggaaaagaatattCTCGGCACAATGGTGAAGACTTAGATGAAGTTTCCTTGGGTTCCAAATCTGACGAGTTTcttgggaaggaggaggagagagaagaaatacttAATGATTCTCAAGAAGTaacaaaagtgaaaatgcaAGAAAGCATAGCTTTTGCTGAGCAACATAAACCAAAAGACTCTGCTGCTATAcatgatttggaaaaaaataaaattatttctgttgccCTCCTAGAAGACAATGTGACTGATGTGGACATAAATGAATGTGATCTTTCTATTGAAAAACTGAATGAAACAATCAGTACCCTTCAGCAAGCTATATTAAAGATTTCTCAGCAACAGGAACTGCTTATGAAATCTCCGTCAGTGCCATCACCGGGAACCAGAAGTAACTCTCAGGACCAAAAGGTAAAACCATCAATTCATTTTGTTGAGCCTCTGTCTCCAACTGGAATGAACAGTCTTCGTAAACCACCGCGATTTGGTCAAGGAAGGACGCCTCGGTCAGGAAGACCAGCTGATCTGAAAGTCGCTAAAGACAGACAACAAAATTCAGCACGTGTTAAAACCCCAACCCCAAGTCTAGAAACCTTACCGCATTTAAGACCATTTCCATCCAATAGCTTGTCAAAGACACCAACAGAAATTGGCTTGGAAGGTAGTCCTGATCATGGAAGTGGTTCTcaagaaaagtgtttctttgATACCTATAGACTTCATGATGAGAGCAATCAACGGGCGCTCATTCTCTCCACCTCCAAGGatgcaaatattatttctgaaatgagcAAAGAGGTGAATAACAGCTTCAAGGAAACAGAGCTGAATTCTTCTGATGgctcaggaaaagaaaatgtcccAGTGGATGAGCCACTGAGAAGCAAGGCTAATCTCATTGAAGTAGACTTGTCTGACTTGAAAGCTCCAGATGAGGGAGAACTTGAAAACCAGGATAGCTCTACAGATGTAATTAGTGAAGGTGATCAGAAGTCTGGTGTAGGTTTTTTCTTCAAG GatgaacagaaagcagaagatgagCTCGCAAAAAAGCGTGCAGCATTCCTTTTGAAACAGCAACGCAAAGCTGAAGAAGCTCGGATTCGGAAGCAGCAGTTGGAAGCTGAAGTTGAACAAAAAAGAGATGAAGCTCG TCGCAAAGCTGAGGAGGACCGAATAcggaaggaagaagagaaggctcgaAGAGAACTTATCAAGCAAGAATATCTtaggaaaaaacagcagcaaattttGGAGGAGCAAGGGCTTGGAAAGCCCAAATCAAAGCCCAAAAAACCCAGGCCAAAGTCGGTCCATCATGAAGAATCTTACAGTGATTCAGGGACGAAGTGTTCTTCCACTC CTGATAATTTGAGCAGTGCTCAGTCTGGTTCCAGTCTGTCTTTGGCCTCAGCAGCGACAACTGAACCTGAAAGCGTACACTCTGGTGGCACGCCCTCTCAGAG AGTTGAATCTATGGAATCGCTACCAATACTGAGCAGAAATCCTAGCAGGAACACGGAAAGAGACTGGGAGAATGCTTCGACAGCATCTTCTATTGCTTCAGTGGCAGAATATACAG GTCCAAAATTATTTAAGGAGCCCAGCAGCAAATCAAACAAACCTATTATTCACAATGCTATCTCTCATTGCTGTCTCGCTGGAAAAGTGAATGAACCGCATAAGAATTCAATATTAGag GAACTAGAAAAATGCGATGCCAACCACTACATCATTTTGTTCCGTGATGCTGGCTGCCAGTTCAGAGCACTTTATTGCTACTATCCTGATACTGAAGAAATCTACAAGCTGACTGGAACAGGGCCAAAGAGCATCACCAAGAAAATGATTGACAAACTTTATAAGTACAGTTCGGacagaaaacagtttaatgTGATTCCAGCCAAAACCATGTCTGTCAGCGTGGATGCTCTCACTATTCATAACCACTTGTGGCAAGCCAAGCGACCTGCAGTGCCAAAGAAGACTCAGAGTCGTAAATGA
- the CAMSAP1 gene encoding calmodulin-regulated spectrin-associated protein 1 isoform X1 produces the protein MSRAAAHGPPRPSRLRRCRRLPSMVDVDVCTGGESTRRKMDALTDSAVEIVPLELYDSARAKIAANLQWICAKAYGIDNVPEELKDPFYIDQYEQEHIKPPVIKLLLSSELYCRVCSLIQKGDQVAALQGHQSVIQALSRKGIYVMESDDTPVSESDLGCAPIKMSSHMAMIDALMMAYTVEMISIEKVVASVKRFSTFSASKELPYDLEDAMVFWINKVNLKMREITEKEVKLKQQIMESPGHQKSPSKWYWKLVPPDLMHAISHCMLEPVEYARVVRYRRDHLSSRQLPYFPLLEDLMKDGSDGAALLAVIHYYCPEQMKLDDICLKEVTSIADSLYNIQLLREFSNEYLNKCFYLTLEDMLYAPLVLKPNIMVFIAELFWWFENVKPDFVQPRDIQEIKDVKTGLQQKSSRPPVPISNATKRSFMAGPASTTPADLQPSTQTGPEACNRYYLHPEEPDYLGKGGSPAFSPSHPLLPLRQKQQKSLQGEDSPGHRHRSNSLTRVDGQPRGSVLAWPERKPRPLSQPTPFAVHQSASSDVDPGSSDTISLARSISKDSLASNVVNVTPKNQPHPPSSMKTNRKSLLSNVEIEDEDEELVAIIRPEERPNRVDPELQNASARVPSIVATAWSPKTNSETSESKPESFYLEPLMPAVLKPAKEKQIINKLDECGEGKQRSFITKRLNEGHLSLIRKKTNSSHVDHDLNRTFTPISSSDFTPVTDPGTADSVTLVDAGLEASRPLATSSLDPSTQELSTGGFFLHAAKSDDNIAGKVNISYVKSLNSHVPDTAWTMVRQDSDSDLLDIEDAEQDLVVIDDHPIVAKYIGEEESAKLQEDMKVKEHEDKDDASGRSSPCLSTISQVSSVSMASGSVRMTNFAERKLQRLNSYETKSSTSSSQKTTPDGSESCPAPLTTWKQKREQSPNRQNKDNVNLLASELVQLHMQLEEKRRAIEAQKKKMEALSARQRLQLGKAAFLHVVKKGKSPDVPQPHKSEHFGKEYSRHNGEDLDEVSLGSKSDEFLGKEEEREEILNDSQEVTKVKMQESIAFAEQHKPKDSAAIHDLEKNKIISVALLEDNVTDVDINECDLSIEKLNETISTLQQAILKISQQQELLMKSPSVPSPGTRSNSQDQKVKPSIHFVEPLSPTGMNSLRKPPRFGQGRTPRSGRPADLKVAKDRQQNSARVKTPTPSLETLPHLRPFPSNSLSKTPTEIGLEGSPDHGSGSQEKCFFDTYRLHDESNQRALILSTSKDANIISEMSKEVNNSFKETELNSSDGSGKENVPVDEPLRSKANLIEVDLSDLKAPDEGELENQDSSTDVISEGDQKSGVGFFFKDEQKAEDELAKKRAAFLLKQQRKAEEARIRKQQLEAEVEQKRDEARRKAEEDRIRKEEEKARRELIKQEYLRKKQQQILEEQGLGKPKSKPKKPRPKSVHHEESYSDSGTKCSSTPDNLSSAQSGSSLSLASAATTEPESVHSGGTPSQRVESMESLPILSRNPSRNTERDWENASTASSIASVAEYTGPKLFKEPSSKSNKPIIHNAISHCCLAGKVNEPHKNSILEELEKCDANHYIILFRDAGCQFRALYCYYPDTEEIYKLTGTGPKSITKKMIDKLYKYSSDRKQFNVIPAKTMSVSVDALTIHNHLWQAKRPAVPKKTQSRK, from the exons ATGTCCCGAGCTGCTGCCCACGGCCCCCCACGACCCTCAAGGCTGCGGCGATGTCGACGGCTGCCATCG ATGGTGGATGTTGACGTTTGCACGGGTGGGGAGAGtaccagaagaaaaatggatgCCCTGACAGATAGTGCGGTTGAGATTGTCCCTTTGGAGCTCTATGATTCAGCCAGAGCAAAAATAGCTGCTAATCTACAATGGATCTGTGCTAAAGCCTACGGAATAG ATAATGTCCCAGAGGAGCTGAAGGACCCATTTTACATTGACCAATATGAGCAAGAACACATTAAACCACCTGTCATCAAGCTGCTGCTGTCCAGTGAGCTGTATTGCCGTGTCTGTAGCCTCATTCAGAAGGGGGATCaggtggcagctctgcaggggcACCAGTCAGTGATCCAGGCTCTGTCGCGGAAAGGGATTTACGTCATGGAGAGCGATGATACACCTGTGTCTGAATCTGATCTGGGCTGTGCACCAATCAAAATG agtTCTCATATGGCAATGATTGATGCTCTGATGATGGCCTATACTGTAGAAATGATCAGCATTGAAAAGGTTGTTGCTAGTGTCAAGCGCTTCTCTACGTTCAGTGCCTCAAAAGAACTGCCCTATGATTTGGAGGATGCAATGGTTTTCTGGATTAACAAG GTGAACCTTAAAATGAGAGAGATAACAGAGAAAGAGGTTAAATTGAAACAGCAAATAATGGAAAGTCCAGGGCACCAAAAG TCTCCTTCCAAATGGTATTGGAAATTAGTACCT CCTGATCTGATGCATGCCATATCGCACTGCATGCTGGAACCAGTGGAATATGCTCGTGTG GTGCGTTATCGAAGAGACCATCTCTCAAGCAGGCAGTTACCTTACTTCCCTTTGCTTGAAGATTTGATGAAGGATGGCAGTGATGGTGCTGCTCTTCTCGCTGTGATACACTATTATTGTCCAGAGCAAATGAAACTGGATG ATATTTGTTTGAAGGAGGTGACATCAATTGCAGACAGCCTCTATAACATTCAACTTCTGAGAGAATTCTCAAATGAGTATCTAAACAAATGCTTTTACCTCACGTTGGAAGACATGCTATATGCTCCTTTGGTTTTAAAG CCTAACATCATGGTATTCATTGCGGAACTCTTTTGGTGGTTTGAGAATGTCAAACCAGACTTTGTACAACCGAGAGAtattcaggaaataaaagatg TTAAGACAGGGTTGCAGCAGAAGAGCAGTCGTCCACCCGTTCCTATTTCCAATGCAACCAAGCGAAGTTTCATGGCTGGTCCTGCTAGTACAACTCCAGCAGACTTGCAGCCCTCTACTCAGACAGGCCCTGAAGCTTGCAACAGATACTACCTGCACCCCGAGGAGCCTGACTATCT TGGCAAAGGAGGAAGCCCTGCCTTTAGCCCTTCCCATCCACTGCTGCCTTTGagacaaaagcaacaaaaatctTTACAGGGAGAAGACAGCCCTG gTCATCGTCATCGTTCTAATTCTCTGACCCGTGTTGACGGGCAGCCACGAGGGTCCGTTCTTGCTTGGCCAGAGAGGAAACCCAG GCCTCTGTCTCAGCCAACACCATTCGCTGTTCATCAGTCTGCCAGTAGTGATGTGGACCCTGGATCTAGTGATACCATTAGTCTGGCTCGGTCAATCAGCAAAGACAGTCTTGCTTCAAATGTTGTTAATGTAACTCCAAAAAATCAGCCCCATCCTCCATCATCAATGAAAACTAACAGGAAGAGCTTACTGAGCAATGTTGAAATtgaggatgaagatgaagagCTTGTTGCAATTATCAGGCCTGAAGAAAGGCCAAACCGTGTTGATCCCGAATTGCAGAATGCATCAGCCAGGGTACCCAGCATAGTTGCGACTGCCTGGTCTCCAAAAACAAACAGCGAGACTTCAGAAAGCAAACCAGAGAGCTTTTACTTGGAGCCCTTAATGCCTGCAGTTCTAAAaccagcaaaggaaaaacagatcaTCAATAAACTGGATGAATGTGGGGAGGGGAAACAGAGGAGTTTTATAACAAAGAGATTAAATGAGGGACACTTGTCTTTGATCCgcaagaaaacaaatagcaGTCATGTTGACCATGACCTCAATAGAACTTTTACTCCCATTTCTAGTTCTGATTTCACTCCAGTTACAGATCCTGGTACTGCAGACTCAGTGACACTGGTGGACGCAGGGTTAGAAGCTTCCAGACCTTTGGCTACTAGCAGTTTAGATCCTTCCACTCAGGAGCTCTCCACTGGGGgattttttcttcatgctgcTAAATCTGATGATAACATAGCAGGTAAAGTTAATATAAGCTATGTGAAAAGTCTCAATTCGCATGTTCCAGATACGGCATGGACTATGGTGAGACAGGACTCTGATTCAGATCTTTTAGACATAGAAGATGCTGAGCAAGATTTGGTAGTCATAGATGACCATCCTATAGTTGCTAAATACATTGGTGAGGAAGAATCTGCAAAATTGCAAGAAGATATGAAGGTAAAAGAACATGAGGATAAGGATGATGCTAGTGGGCGTTCCAGCCCGTGCTTGAGTACAATTTCTCAAGTTAGCAGTGTGTCAATGGCAAGTGGGAGCGTCCGAATGACCAATTTTGCAGAACGAAAGCTTCAGAGACTTAATAGCTATGAAACTAAGTCCAGCACAAGTAGTTCACAAAAGACCACTCCAGATGGATCAGAAAGCTGCCCAGCGCCTCTGACCACATGGAAACAAAAGCGAGAACAAAGCCCtaacagacaaaataaagatAATGTTAATCTTTTAGCTTCTGAATTAGTACAGCTTCATATGCAGTTGGAGGAGAAGCGAAGGGCAATAGAAGCgcagaagaagaagatggaagCCTTGTCAGCGAGGCAGCGACTGCAGTTGGGCAAGGCAGCCTTCTTGCATGTTGTTAAGAAAGGGAAATCTCCTGATGTTCCACAGCCTCATAAATCGgaacattttggaaaagaatattCTCGGCACAATGGTGAAGACTTAGATGAAGTTTCCTTGGGTTCCAAATCTGACGAGTTTcttgggaaggaggaggagagagaagaaatacttAATGATTCTCAAGAAGTaacaaaagtgaaaatgcaAGAAAGCATAGCTTTTGCTGAGCAACATAAACCAAAAGACTCTGCTGCTATAcatgatttggaaaaaaataaaattatttctgttgccCTCCTAGAAGACAATGTGACTGATGTGGACATAAATGAATGTGATCTTTCTATTGAAAAACTGAATGAAACAATCAGTACCCTTCAGCAAGCTATATTAAAGATTTCTCAGCAACAGGAACTGCTTATGAAATCTCCGTCAGTGCCATCACCGGGAACCAGAAGTAACTCTCAGGACCAAAAGGTAAAACCATCAATTCATTTTGTTGAGCCTCTGTCTCCAACTGGAATGAACAGTCTTCGTAAACCACCGCGATTTGGTCAAGGAAGGACGCCTCGGTCAGGAAGACCAGCTGATCTGAAAGTCGCTAAAGACAGACAACAAAATTCAGCACGTGTTAAAACCCCAACCCCAAGTCTAGAAACCTTACCGCATTTAAGACCATTTCCATCCAATAGCTTGTCAAAGACACCAACAGAAATTGGCTTGGAAGGTAGTCCTGATCATGGAAGTGGTTCTcaagaaaagtgtttctttgATACCTATAGACTTCATGATGAGAGCAATCAACGGGCGCTCATTCTCTCCACCTCCAAGGatgcaaatattatttctgaaatgagcAAAGAGGTGAATAACAGCTTCAAGGAAACAGAGCTGAATTCTTCTGATGgctcaggaaaagaaaatgtcccAGTGGATGAGCCACTGAGAAGCAAGGCTAATCTCATTGAAGTAGACTTGTCTGACTTGAAAGCTCCAGATGAGGGAGAACTTGAAAACCAGGATAGCTCTACAGATGTAATTAGTGAAGGTGATCAGAAGTCTGGTGTAGGTTTTTTCTTCAAG GatgaacagaaagcagaagatgagCTCGCAAAAAAGCGTGCAGCATTCCTTTTGAAACAGCAACGCAAAGCTGAAGAAGCTCGGATTCGGAAGCAGCAGTTGGAAGCTGAAGTTGAACAAAAAAGAGATGAAGCTCG TCGCAAAGCTGAGGAGGACCGAATAcggaaggaagaagagaaggctcgaAGAGAACTTATCAAGCAAGAATATCTtaggaaaaaacagcagcaaattttGGAGGAGCAAGGGCTTGGAAAGCCCAAATCAAAGCCCAAAAAACCCAGGCCAAAGTCGGTCCATCATGAAGAATCTTACAGTGATTCAGGGACGAAGTGTTCTTCCACTC CTGATAATTTGAGCAGTGCTCAGTCTGGTTCCAGTCTGTCTTTGGCCTCAGCAGCGACAACTGAACCTGAAAGCGTACACTCTGGTGGCACGCCCTCTCAGAG AGTTGAATCTATGGAATCGCTACCAATACTGAGCAGAAATCCTAGCAGGAACACGGAAAGAGACTGGGAGAATGCTTCGACAGCATCTTCTATTGCTTCAGTGGCAGAATATACAG GTCCAAAATTATTTAAGGAGCCCAGCAGCAAATCAAACAAACCTATTATTCACAATGCTATCTCTCATTGCTGTCTCGCTGGAAAAGTGAATGAACCGCATAAGAATTCAATATTAGag GAACTAGAAAAATGCGATGCCAACCACTACATCATTTTGTTCCGTGATGCTGGCTGCCAGTTCAGAGCACTTTATTGCTACTATCCTGATACTGAAGAAATCTACAAGCTGACTGGAACAGGGCCAAAGAGCATCACCAAGAAAATGATTGACAAACTTTATAAGTACAGTTCGGacagaaaacagtttaatgTGATTCCAGCCAAAACCATGTCTGTCAGCGTGGATGCTCTCACTATTCATAACCACTTGTGGCAAGCCAAGCGACCTGCAGTGCCAAAGAAGACTCAGAGTCGTAAATGA